A window of the Branchiostoma floridae strain S238N-H82 chromosome 12, Bfl_VNyyK, whole genome shotgun sequence genome harbors these coding sequences:
- the LOC118427418 gene encoding neo-calmodulin-like yields MPPKAAAKAAAKKAEPEPPKEEPKAAPPPKREAPKLDEGVLEDFKDWYTLFDEVGDGKIYGRQIGDVLRSFGENPTVSLCEQFIKEIGDDKRIDFDTFLPYLGEAMKFRDPFDNYEAFQECLKCYDKDGIGVIDSAAFRHGLSYLGEKLKDEEIEELMGGLEDGDGRINIEEFCTFLLKEGKDTAEEPKEEKK; encoded by the exons ATG CCACCGAAGGCAGCAGCAAAGGCAGCTGCCAAGAAAGCCGAACCGGAGCCTCCGAAGGAAGAACCCAAGGCCGCTCCTCCGCCCAAACGCGAGGCCCCCAAGTTGGACGAGGGCGTCTTGGAGG ACTTCAAGGACTGGTACACGTTGTTCGATGAGGTCGGAGATGGAAAGATCTACGGGCGGCAGATCGGCGACGTGCTCCGGTCGTTCGGAGAGAACCCCACCGTGAGCCTGTGTGAACAGTTCATCAAGGAGATCGGAG aCGACAAGCGGATAGATTTCGACACGTTCCTGCCGTACCTTGGAGAGGCCATGAAGTTCCGGGACCCGTTCGACAACTACGAGGCGTTCCAGGAGTGTCTGAAGTGTTACGACAAGGACGGGATCGGAGTCATCGACAGCGCCGCCTTCAGACACGGACTCTCATATCTAG GAGAGAAACTGAAGGATGAGGAGATTGAAGAACTGATGGGCGGACTGGAGGATGGGGACGGCAGGATCAACATCGAAG AGTTCTGTACCTTCTTGTTGAAGGAAGGGAAGGATACAGCAGAAGAGCCAAAAGAGGAAAAGAAATAG
- the LOC118428098 gene encoding uncharacterized protein LOC118428098, with product MASKMTASVEIAIPQSAEHIAPSWVQLVLQEDLPGITITEVDVKGSISEGEGFMSDIVAFDAVGTRNGTSQRFSLVAKMTDFKPLSVVWGGQYPESIRDVHIKMEACEVKFYSDVVPELLSVAVPSTERKPTSGNGDGKSLPFIDTSFLPKCYFAATDTSSMLSFRVMENLKTQGFSIKPNIQPLMSRAEMMLAVGALAQLHGLSHRLELLSGKSIPEKYDWIMTMSDTKGPMAEITYLYQTNVKKFAAAFPDQAELVARLEELSPRVIFKEDPRPRLKVLSHTDCWVNNIMIKYAGDAPAEVRLVDWQSLMYNPPTYDLAFLFVFNTGWDVFYNHRDAILAHYHRTLQETLGPGVSSGLRDYTLEELKADFKADCLYGITRRLSYPVSRPTDPNLLKMIQEIKEWGFI from the exons ATGGCATCAAAGATGACAGCATCAGTCGAGATCGCCATTCCGCAGTCTGCAGAACACATCGCCCCCTCCTGGGTACAGTTGGTACTGCAGGAGGACCTCCCGGGCATCACCATCACGGAGGTCGATGTCAAAGGATCCATCAGCGAAGGAGAAGGCTTCATGAGCGACATCGTCGCCTTTGATGCCGTGGGGACGAGGAACGGTACAAGTCAGCGCTTCAGTCTCGTCGCCAAAATGACAGATTTCAAGCCGCTGTCGGTAGTATGGGGAGGACAGTATCCAGAGTCAATTAGGGATGTCCACATCAAGATGGAGGCGTGTGAGGTCAAGTTCTACTCCGACGTAGTTCCGGAGCTATTGTCGGTGGCAGTCCCGAGCACGGAGCGCAAACCCACGTCAGGGAATGGAGATGGCAAAAGTCTTCCTTTTATTGATACCTCTTTCCTCCCCAAATGCTACTTCGCCGCCACCGACACGAGTTCCATGCTGTCCTTCAGGGTTATGGAGAACCTGAAAACTCAGGGGTTCTCCATAAAACCCAACATCCAACCGCTGATGAGCCGTGCTGAGATGATGCTGGCTGTCGGGGCCCTGGCGCAGCTACACGGCCTCTCACATCGGCTGGAGCTCCTGTCGGGCAAATCCATTCCCGAGAAGTACGACTGGATCATGACCATGTCAGATACAAAAGGTCCGATGGCTGAAATAACCTACCTGTATCAGACCAACGTGAAGAAGTTCGCCGCAGCATTTCCTGACCAGGCAGAACTTGTGGCTCGTTTGGAAGAGTTAAGCCCCCGCGTCATATTTAAGGAAGACCCACGGCCACGGCTTAAGGTCCTCAGCCATACAGACTGTTGGGTCAACAACATCATGATTAAG TACGCAGGAGACGCGCCCGCTGAGGTAAGGCTGGTGGACTGGCAGAGTCTGATGTACAATCCGCCAACCTATGACCTGGCTTTCCTGTTTGTTTTCAACACGGGTTGGGATGTCTTCTACAACCACAGGGACGCCATCCTGGCTCACTATCACCGCACACTACAGGAGACACTGGGTCCGGGCG TATCCTCGGGTCTACGGGACTACACCCTGGAAGAGTTGAAGGCAGACTTCAAAGCCGACTGTCTGTACGGGATAACCAGGCGGTTGTCATACCCCGTGAGCCGACCCACAGATCCAAATTTACTGAAGATGATCCAAGAAATCAAGGAGTGGGGGTTTATCTGA
- the LOC118428137 gene encoding growth hormone-regulated TBC protein 1-A-like (The sequence of the model RefSeq protein was modified relative to this genomic sequence to represent the inferred CDS: added 92 bases not found in genome assembly) — MAASGENDVQQPLVKPTREKVDTYGFTRPEDFDYETYEEFMSRYLSVLARRASRWNGLLKGRKAINRSFKVKRFIRKGIPAEHRGMVWMEVSGAQHKMETNPDVYSGLLNGQKDQQLLDTINTDIHRTFPENIYFCDASRESKRVALYNILVAFGHHNKTVGYCQGLNFIVAIFLLILKDEEQAFWLLVTLLEDILPEYYSKDMKGLKVDQEVLGELVKLKNPTVSAVIEKEGMPWSILVTKWFVCLYIDVLPIETVLRIWDCLFYEGSKILFRVALTMIKRNEATIAAATSFPGILEAFKQCTQDSIITDCHAFMQAIFADPGPLPMAQILKLRQECEAKIS, encoded by the exons ATGGCGGCTAGTGGTGAAAATGACGTTCAGCAACCTTTGGTCAAACCGACTCGAGA GAAAGTTGACACATACGGGTTCACACGACCGGAGGATTTTGACTATGAGACGTATGAAGAGTTCATGTCCAGATACCTGTCTGTGCTGGCCAGGAGGGCCTCCAGATGGAACGGACTTCTCAAGGGGAGGAAGGCTATCAACAGGTCCTTCAAGG TGAAGAGATTTATCAGAAAAGGCATTCCTGCAGAGCACAGAGGCATG GTTTGGATGGAAGTGAGCGGGGCCCAGCACAAGATGGAGACTAACCCTGATGTGTACTCAGGCCTGCTGAATGGACAGAAGGACCAGCAACTGTTAGACACCATCAACACAG ATATCCACAGAACGTTCCCGGAGAACATCTACTTCTGCGACGCCTCCAGAGAGAGTAAGAGAGTTGCCCTGTACAACATTCTGGTCGCGTTTGGCCACCACAACAAGACAGTTGGTTACTGCCAG GGCCTGAACTTTATAGTGGCCATCTTCCTGCTGATCCTGAAGGATGAGGAACAGGCCTTCTGGCTGCTG GTTGAAGAACCCGACAGTGTCTGCAGTGATAGAGAAGGAAGGCATGCCATGGTCCATCCTCGTCACAAAGTGGTTCGTCTGTCTGTACATCGATGTCCTGCCTATAGAG ACTGTTTTGAGAATTTGGGACTGCCTGTTCTACGAGGGGTCGAAGATCCTGTTCAGAGTTGCCCTGACGATGATCAAGCGTAACGAAGCGACCATCGCTGCAGCCACAAGCTTCCCTGGAATCCTGGAGGCCTTCAAACAGTGTACCCAGGATAGCATCATCACGGACTGTCATGCCTTCATGCAG GCCATCTTCGCAGACCCCGGCCCCCTCCCCATGGCACAGATCCTGAAACTCAGACAGGAATGTGAAGCCAAGATCAGCTAA
- the LOC118427417 gene encoding protein piccolo-like produces MIRDIRRAVKALSPAGIGRHSELVELLHAQKETHEALCKYIAASNNESQLLLKFSKCQDDFTIREVSVRQAEIHWLADKIATEYADQYLQYRKAFKEVLAEQKLLDEIQKVKETSEGKVLKLRKQTEHSKKRSDGARLEAMQAEVAMAVSAAEESQTKYQIAKTKFEVYKAGKVKAALLTLSDNMQLYHQRCGNLATTQQALAEFIPDVPTPMTPEDMKSMDDKGVQLVREVAEKLNMQNPPKEGGQEEGSTLHTYRPLTYQPSLPSTHMVQSTSPQTATGHIQDSTTPADGIGDDRASIRKNPFDEEVVPPTSPEVEDGGPSTPPPQNSSQNLAPEGTTTAKTTPSRPPPPSHPPSHTRDASPSARDDQGTSSSEAPPRRLTRMQSGKGPPPARPPPPKAATLPNRPPAPLPRPDLTASHEDDSVDYSEPYVQADNYIDPNTVVGPKPEPQQQALQSNDTAQQPPDVAMPTTDIAQQPSEDSQVATETSDVAKQPSKPSRPPHGSLARQLSDALMMRQASGDSVGEEAALERSDSVTSDHSYVEIVDGVPQEEIQHNGDGDGSQLTQGLDAPSKDTEKVPDQDSGGITFTVAGSGDATENQNPASVEKEKCGEAGSERKDLDTDKLSSKNGKEDAAKVVVAKREEELQTEA; encoded by the exons ATGATTCGCGACATTCGTCGGGCGGTGAAGGCGCTCTCCCCCGCCGGGATCGGGCGGCATTCCGAGCTGGTGGAGCTGCTGCACGCCCAGAAGGAAACCCACGAAGCTCTCTGTAAATACATCGCAGCCAGCAACAACG AGTCCCAACTTCTCCTGAAGTTTTCGAAGTGCCAGGATGACTTCACGATACGGGAGGTGTCTGTACGGCAGGCGGAGATCCACTGGTTAGCTGACAAGATAGCAACGGAGTATGCTGATCAG TACCTACAGTACAGGAAGGCCTTTAAGGAGGTGCTAGCCGAGCAGAAACTGCTGGATGAGATCCAGAAGGTGAAGGAAACGAGCGAGGGGAAGGTTCTGAAACTCAGGAAGCAGACGGAGCACAGTAAGAAGAGAAGTGACGGAGCCAGGCTGGAGGCCATGCAGGCTGAGGTGGCCATG GCCGTATCAGCTGCAGAGGAATCCCAGACAAAGTACCAGATAGCCAAGACCAAGTTTGAAGTTTACAAG GCTGGGAAGGTAAAGGCTGCCTTGTTGACCCTGTCAGACAACATGCAGCTGTACCACCAGAGATGCGGTAACCTAGCAACCACACAGCAGGCGCTGGCGGAGTTCATCCCGGACGTCCCCACTCCCATGACACCTGAGGATATGAAGAGTA TGGATGACAAAGGAGTCCAACTTGTCAGAGAAGTGGCGGAGAAACTCAACATGCAGAACCCTCCCAAAGAGGGGGGTCAGGAGGAAGGGTCCACCCTCCACACCTACCGACCCCTCACCTACCAACCCTCTCTCCCCTCTACCCACATGGTACAGTCCACCTCTCCACAGACAGCCACAGGGCACATCCAGGACAGTACCACTCCAGCAGATGGAATAGGGGACGACAGGGCTAGCATTAGAAAAAATCCTTTTGATGAGGAGGTAGTCCCTCCCACTAGTCCAGAGGTTGAAGACGGCGGCCCCTCTACACCACCCCCTCAAAACTCCAGCCAAAACTTAGCACCAGAAGGAACAACAACTGCCAAGACTACCCCgagccgcccccctcccccttctcatCCTCCATCTCACACAAGAGATGCCTCGCCGTCTGCTAGAGATGACCAGGGAACTTCGTCATCAGAAGCCCCTCCGAGAAGGCTGACGAGGATGCAGTCTGGGAAGGGTCCCCCCCCCGCCCGGCCGCCCCCTCCGAAGGCAGCGACTCTACCCAACAGGCCGCCCGCACCACTCCCTAGACCAG ACCTGACAGCCTCACATGAAGATGACAGTGTGGACTACAGTGAACCGTACGTGCAGGCAGACAACTACATCGACCCCAACACTGTTGTCGGTCCAAAACCCGAACCTCAGCAGCAAGCTCTACAATCCAACGACACTGCCCAGCAACCACCTGACGTTGCCATGCCAACAACAGATATTGCCCAGCAACCGTCAGAAGATTCTCAGGTTGCTACGGAAACGTCGGATGTTGCTAAGCAACCGAGCAAGCCCAGTCGTCCGCCCCATGGCTCTCTTGCCAGACAGTTGTCGGATGCGCTGATGATGAGACAGGCTTCAGGAGACTCTGTAGGAGAGGAGGCGGCTCTGGAGAGGAGCGATTCGGTCACGTCCGACCACAGTTATGTGGAGATCGTGGATGGGGTGCCACAGGAAGAGATTCAACATAATG GTGATGGTGATGGCAGCCAACTGACACAAGGGCTAGATGCACCGTCCAAGGACACTGAAAAAGTTCCAGACCAAGACAGTGGTGGGATCACATTTACTGTAGCCGGCAGTGGAGATGCCACGGAAAATCAGAATCCAGCCAGTGTTGAGAAGGAAAAGTGTGGAGAGGCTGGGAGTGAGAGGAAGGATCTAGACACGGACAAGTTGTCCAGTAAAAACGGTAAAGAGGATGCTGCAAAGGTAGTTGTTGCAAAGCGTGAAGAAGAGCTGCAAACTGAAGCCTAG